The Chryseobacterium sp. LJ668 genome segment AAAATTAGCTTAAATTCATTGAAGATAATAAGCCGGAAATTCTCTCATAACCGAATACAAATCACGCCATTCAAAATATCTTGGACTTACACTTTTTATATCCTGAAATCCACGTTCTTTAAATAGTTTTTTTGTACGCGTCACATGAAAATACTGAGAAACAACAATACTGCTTTTGAATGGATATTTCTTTTGAAACTCCAAAGTGTTTTCTACAGTCAGTCTCGTATTATTTCCTTTATTATCTACTAAAATAACAGAATCAGAAATTCCTTTAGTGATGAGAAATTCTTTCATTTTATCTCCCTCATAAAAACCTTCTTTTCCCAACCCGCCGCTTACAAGAATCATTTTCACACGCTGTTTCTTGTAAAGATTTGCTCCGGTTTCCAAACGCTCTTTTAATCTTTCAGACAATGAACCGTCTTCATTCACTTTGCTTCCGAGAATTAT includes the following:
- a CDS encoding YdcF family protein, with translation MKFVLKAFKIILFCLIAWFLIHTVYIIIDGLSDDGQKADLAIILGSKVNEDGSLSERLKERLETGANLYKKQRVKMILVSGGLGKEGFYEGDKMKEFLITKGISDSVILVDNKGNNTRLTVENTLEFQKKYPFKSSIVVSQYFHVTRTKKLFKERGFQDIKSVSPRYFEWRDLYSVMREFPAYYLQ